From one Paenibacillus terrae HPL-003 genomic stretch:
- a CDS encoding LysE/ArgO family amino acid transporter: MLEAIIHAVLLALGLILPLGVQNVFVFNQGASQSRFRNSLPAVITAGVCDTVLIALAVGGVSLILQRFLWLTNVLYAAGCLFLLYMAWTLWKSNAAATGESQPLLPKQQIIFAASVSLLNPHAILDTVGVIGTSSLQYDGGERWAFGLAAVSVSWIWFIGLATAGRLVGRMDSEGRFGTVLNKISALIILGLAIYMAVNFMNSI, encoded by the coding sequence ATGCTAGAAGCTATTATCCATGCCGTTTTATTGGCATTGGGGCTGATTTTGCCCTTAGGGGTACAAAATGTATTTGTGTTTAACCAAGGGGCGTCCCAGTCACGGTTTCGCAATTCACTGCCTGCCGTTATTACGGCGGGTGTCTGTGACACCGTCCTCATTGCGCTCGCTGTTGGGGGCGTATCCCTTATTTTGCAGCGTTTCCTATGGCTTACGAATGTGCTCTATGCAGCAGGCTGTTTGTTTCTGCTCTATATGGCTTGGACCCTTTGGAAGTCGAATGCAGCTGCCACGGGAGAAAGCCAGCCTCTGCTGCCGAAGCAGCAGATCATTTTTGCCGCGTCGGTATCCTTGCTGAATCCTCATGCCATTCTGGATACCGTGGGCGTGATTGGAACCAGCTCCCTCCAATATGATGGTGGGGAACGCTGGGCTTTCGGACTAGCCGCCGTATCGGTATCGTGGATATGGTTTATTGGTTTGGCGACGGCCGGACGTCTTGTAGGACGTATGGATTCAGAAGGAAGATTTGGCACTGTGCTTAATAAAATATCAGCCTTGATTATTTTAGGTTTGGCTATTTATATGGCGGTAAATTTTATGAACAGCATATGA
- the mobA gene encoding molybdenum cofactor guanylyltransferase — protein MVEVTGIIVAGGRSSRMGQDKAMLQLGGVTVLERISAVLGQVAQRVIVVARDTQQYRRFGLETTTDLYPGLGPLSGIHAGLSASNTEWGIVVACDMPFVQPEVLRALIAHTTDWAAVQKTTSDQRKQEAEGEQALMGGNGLLNRPTESALQAVITSVDGRIHPLLGMYHRSVLPYAEQCLCNGRLRLIDWLDLLNVRYATVDDWPGASLEMWQQAVFNMNNPQDYQLTVNQLEHIQDVPDVQKTEENPERGSHQGQEGSSER, from the coding sequence ATGGTGGAGGTGACTGGAATTATCGTAGCAGGCGGACGATCTAGCAGAATGGGACAGGACAAAGCGATGCTCCAGCTTGGGGGAGTTACGGTACTGGAGAGAATATCCGCTGTGCTAGGGCAAGTAGCGCAACGAGTTATCGTCGTGGCCCGAGATACGCAGCAGTATAGACGGTTTGGTCTGGAAACGACGACAGACCTGTATCCTGGCTTGGGGCCTTTGAGCGGCATCCATGCGGGGCTTTCTGCTTCCAACACGGAGTGGGGGATTGTCGTCGCCTGTGATATGCCCTTCGTGCAGCCAGAGGTACTACGTGCCTTGATTGCCCATACAACGGACTGGGCAGCGGTGCAAAAGACAACCAGTGACCAAAGGAAACAAGAAGCGGAAGGGGAGCAAGCACTGATGGGTGGAAATGGCTTGTTGAACCGGCCAACGGAATCAGCATTACAAGCGGTAATCACTTCTGTGGATGGGCGTATACATCCGTTGCTGGGCATGTATCATCGAAGTGTGCTGCCTTATGCCGAGCAATGCCTGTGTAATGGTCGTCTGCGTCTGATTGACTGGCTGGATCTCCTGAACGTTCGTTATGCGACAGTGGACGATTGGCCGGGAGCGAGCTTAGAAATGTGGCAGCAAGCCGTTTTCAATATGAACAACCCTCAGGATTATCAGCTTACAGTAAATCAATTGGAGCATATACAAGACGTACCAGACGTGCAGAAAACCGAGGAAAATCCAGAACGAGGATCACACCAAGGACAGGAAGGGAGTAGCGAAAGATGA
- a CDS encoding Ig-like domain-containing protein — protein sequence MSKKKRNKNHVNRMIKASVLTTQVLNLANPYVSAAFASESVSNNATENVSVSDGFVQDAASARVISSVYMQAQMDEPPYYTWLSPQASGVSFYEKLLMAFSEEVQLGTGHLVVHQEDGSEAGRINVSGGTTFGGTIHISGQNVSMELDHPLTDNTQYYVEVSSGMFVDSAGQGTDAIWDKNTWSFRTADVTAPKLVRKVSPEDTELSGSGPVAGFMLEFNEPMKWNQGYVRLHEASGGTVVRELRVSGAGNSNFMLKGKENIAYMELSGRLEEGKSYYLEITSGALTDLAMNPYVGMHTPEDWTFRVRDERPYSIYTYPREYAHTLTPDLGIAFSEEMQLGAGRLVVHRQDGSEVGRINVSGGTVTGGDIRFSGQSVVMKLDHPLTDSTDYYVEVSSGMFVDRAGQGNNAIWDKNTWSFRTADVTAPKLVRKVSPEGSELSGSGPVAGFMMEFNEPMKWGQGYVRLHEASGGAVVRELRVSGAGNSNFTLKGGENIAYMELSGGLKEGKSYYLEITSGALTDLAMNPYVGMHTPEDWTFRVLDTRPHRSKNKETSDQDTSSAASPTENKTGVVIADAKIASDKSSTIQLIGLNDGGASQALNVTNVDQKELLVDASGYSEAAKVSIPSAFIEQYAKESTNLPISIRTAAAQFTLSTELVDKLVSLYPKDSLTVEISSLTGENGAQVRQAIADTGLAGVVVNPVDFKLMAGDHEITEFFGHYVERKLILDHEVDPEHVAAVWFDPKTGALSSVPVLIRKVNGHTEAIIKSNHNSIYAVVSADKKFKDLENHWAQKDVEMLANKLIVKGVQPDIFEPNRAVTRAEFVALLVRGLGMQEKPLTEHFTDVKENAWYAGSVGAAMEAGLIRGYGNRSFGPEKLITREEIVVITEKAAHYAQILNAGPPSEKYKEIYSDASAVSSWAQEAMAQATEQDLIKGVSPGLLAPKQQATRVEATSILKRFLQLIKFTN from the coding sequence ATGAGCAAGAAAAAAAGAAATAAGAATCATGTAAACCGAATGATTAAGGCAAGCGTATTGACAACACAGGTGCTTAACCTGGCAAACCCTTACGTGTCGGCAGCGTTCGCATCGGAGAGCGTAAGCAACAACGCGACGGAGAATGTATCAGTGTCTGACGGGTTTGTCCAAGACGCTGCTTCAGCCCGCGTGATTTCATCGGTCTATATGCAGGCGCAAATGGACGAGCCCCCATACTATACGTGGCTTTCACCTCAGGCAAGCGGCGTTTCTTTTTATGAAAAACTGCTTATGGCATTCAGTGAAGAGGTGCAACTGGGTACAGGCCACCTGGTGGTGCATCAGGAAGATGGAAGTGAAGCGGGACGGATTAACGTGAGCGGAGGTACGACCTTCGGGGGAACGATCCATATTAGTGGTCAGAACGTGTCGATGGAGCTGGACCACCCGTTGACGGATAACACCCAGTACTATGTAGAGGTAAGCTCAGGAATGTTTGTAGATAGCGCGGGACAGGGAACGGACGCGATTTGGGACAAGAACACGTGGAGCTTCCGAACAGCAGACGTCACAGCGCCGAAGCTGGTAAGGAAGGTATCACCAGAAGATACAGAGCTAAGCGGATCGGGCCCAGTTGCAGGCTTTATGCTGGAGTTTAATGAACCGATGAAGTGGAACCAAGGTTACGTAAGACTCCATGAAGCCTCGGGTGGGACTGTAGTGCGGGAGCTGCGGGTATCCGGAGCCGGGAATTCGAATTTTATGCTAAAAGGCAAGGAAAATATAGCGTACATGGAGCTATCAGGCAGGTTGGAAGAAGGAAAGTCGTATTATCTGGAAATCACCTCGGGAGCACTGACGGACTTGGCAATGAACCCGTATGTGGGGATGCATACGCCGGAGGATTGGACGTTCCGCGTACGAGATGAGCGCCCATATTCTATCTATACATATCCCCGTGAATATGCACATACGCTCACGCCGGATTTGGGAATAGCCTTTAGCGAAGAAATGCAGCTGGGAGCAGGCCGTCTTGTCGTGCATCGGCAGGATGGGAGCGAAGTGGGAAGAATAAACGTAAGCGGAGGAACAGTTACAGGGGGAGATATACGTTTCAGTGGCCAAAGTGTGGTGATGAAACTGGATCACCCGCTGACGGATAGTACGGACTACTATGTAGAGGTCAGCTCGGGGATGTTTGTAGACCGTGCAGGCCAGGGAAACAATGCAATTTGGGACAAGAACACGTGGAGCTTCCGGACAGCAGACGTCACAGCGCCGAAGCTGGTAAGGAAAGTATCACCGGAAGGTTCAGAGCTAAGTGGATCGGGCCCAGTTGCAGGCTTTATGATGGAGTTTAATGAACCGATGAAGTGGGGCCAGGGGTATGTAAGACTCCATGAAGCCTCGGGTGGGGCTGTAGTGCGAGAGCTGCGGGTATCCGGAGCCGGGAATTCGAATTTTACGTTAAAAGGCGGGGAAAATATAGCGTACATGGAGCTATCAGGTGGACTGAAGGAAGGGAAGTCCTACTATCTGGAAATTACCTCGGGAGCACTGACGGATTTGGCAATGAACCCGTATGTGGGAATGCATACTCCAGAAGATTGGACGTTCCGCGTCCTAGATACGCGCCCACATCGTTCTAAGAATAAAGAAACATCTGATCAGGATACTTCGTCTGCTGCTTCCCCAACAGAGAACAAGACTGGTGTTGTAATAGCAGACGCTAAGATTGCATCCGATAAGAGCAGTACTATTCAACTTATCGGTTTGAATGATGGAGGCGCTAGCCAAGCGCTGAATGTTACAAACGTTGACCAGAAAGAACTGTTGGTGGATGCTTCTGGCTATAGTGAAGCAGCAAAAGTGAGTATACCTTCCGCCTTTATAGAACAATACGCGAAAGAAAGCACAAATCTGCCGATTAGCATACGAACAGCAGCAGCCCAGTTTACTCTTTCTACTGAACTGGTCGACAAATTAGTCTCATTATATCCAAAAGATAGTCTGACAGTTGAAATTTCATCGTTGACAGGCGAAAATGGTGCACAAGTAAGACAAGCTATTGCTGACACGGGTTTAGCGGGTGTTGTGGTAAACCCGGTTGATTTCAAGCTTATGGCCGGAGATCACGAGATCACTGAATTTTTCGGTCACTACGTGGAACGGAAATTGATTCTGGATCATGAAGTTGATCCTGAGCACGTAGCGGCCGTATGGTTCGATCCTAAGACAGGCGCGTTATCGTCTGTTCCCGTGTTGATCCGGAAGGTGAACGGACATACGGAAGCAATCATCAAGTCAAATCATAACAGCATTTATGCTGTGGTCTCAGCAGACAAAAAGTTTAAGGATCTGGAGAACCATTGGGCGCAAAAAGATGTGGAGATGTTAGCAAACAAGCTGATTGTCAAAGGTGTTCAGCCTGACATTTTTGAGCCGAATCGGGCTGTAACAAGAGCTGAATTTGTGGCATTGCTTGTGCGCGGGCTCGGTATGCAGGAGAAGCCGTTAACAGAGCATTTTACAGATGTGAAAGAAAATGCCTGGTATGCTGGTAGTGTTGGAGCTGCAATGGAAGCCGGTCTGATCCGTGGTTACGGGAATCGGTCATTTGGACCAGAAAAGTTGATTACCCGTGAGGAGATCGTGGTCATTACCGAAAAGGCCGCGCATTACGCTCAAATTCTGAATGCTGGCCCTCCTAGTGAGAAATATAAAGAGATATACAGCGATGCATCCGCTGTTTCTTCTTGGGCTCAAGAGGCTATGGCACAGGCTACAGAGCAAGACTTAATTAAAGGCGTCTCCCCCGGCTTGCTCGCCCCTAAACAGCAGGCGACCCGGGTGGAAGCGACTTCCATACTGAAACGGTTTTTGCAACTCATTAAATTCACGAATTAA
- a CDS encoding motility associated factor glycosyltransferase family protein has product MASQHHGHNSLYRRFPRLLLLPAGEGGELLTSETNEPNVVLIREGRPYYLHHPEQPGREAELFVAGFKEVVPQAHVIFFGVGLGYHIREFLRRHPNTSFSIIEPDTTVMNIFLQHLNESDWLTDEMVEEVMVGVISGETASIMRRLIDRVSGVLVVPWLPYRSIFAEELKKFNEMLGKMVSHKKNKMAVNHVYEKKWALNSMNNFPFILHSSDFLHTGSDHIAGKPVLIVSAGPSLNDEIEHLRHIRENNLAYLFTVGSAVNTLVEHGIYPHGTFSYDPSDFNVNVIQKVVDKQIDSIPLIFGSTVGKNTLDAYPGRLMHIVISQDELSKHILRTPEGNKPTIINDAPSVAVIALQCLIQMKADPIVFVGQNLAYRSEQYYAEGITHAEGVPASADLPRVQGVHGQQVVTRDSFIKMKTEIEFYISTVKGTEFINTTREGAAIQGTSFQNLEEVIQTRLKGPIDNSWLQTSNSSEYDLLFLKSRIEELKRDEEAFHAIMEQIHHALLDIKHKLGLKQANMLNVSFGQFDDLFTSLLGNCFFKIYVLPRHRMRYEFLYSKMDAIQSSRNPLIRGEQILLYFGDFIWKCQQDYMEIKSEIHEFHCSIHTQIKGACI; this is encoded by the coding sequence ATGGCATCACAACATCATGGACACAATTCTCTGTACCGCCGTTTTCCTCGGCTTCTTCTGCTACCAGCAGGAGAAGGAGGTGAACTGCTGACTTCTGAAACCAACGAGCCGAACGTAGTATTGATCCGTGAGGGACGGCCGTATTATTTGCATCACCCTGAGCAACCTGGTCGGGAAGCAGAATTATTTGTTGCCGGTTTTAAAGAAGTCGTGCCACAAGCGCACGTTATCTTTTTTGGAGTGGGACTGGGGTATCATATCCGTGAATTTCTGCGTAGGCATCCTAATACCAGCTTCTCCATCATTGAGCCGGATACTACAGTTATGAATATTTTTTTGCAGCACCTCAATGAAAGCGACTGGTTGACAGACGAGATGGTCGAAGAGGTAATGGTAGGAGTCATTTCTGGCGAAACGGCCAGTATCATGCGTAGGTTGATTGACCGGGTATCCGGAGTGCTAGTTGTCCCATGGCTCCCCTACCGATCCATATTCGCCGAGGAACTGAAGAAGTTTAATGAAATGTTAGGCAAAATGGTTTCCCACAAGAAGAACAAAATGGCTGTCAATCATGTTTATGAAAAAAAGTGGGCGTTGAATAGCATGAATAATTTCCCTTTTATTTTGCACAGTTCAGACTTTTTACACACCGGCTCAGACCATATTGCGGGTAAGCCAGTCCTGATTGTATCTGCTGGCCCTTCGCTTAACGACGAAATTGAACACCTTCGCCATATTCGGGAGAATAATCTTGCTTACCTGTTTACGGTAGGGTCGGCAGTGAACACGCTGGTGGAGCATGGTATTTATCCGCATGGCACGTTCAGCTATGATCCGAGTGACTTCAATGTTAATGTGATCCAAAAGGTAGTTGATAAGCAGATCGATTCTATTCCGCTGATTTTCGGCAGTACAGTTGGTAAAAACACGCTTGATGCTTATCCAGGCCGGCTTATGCATATCGTCATCTCTCAGGACGAACTGTCCAAGCACATATTGCGCACACCGGAGGGAAATAAACCAACGATTATTAACGACGCTCCTTCTGTAGCGGTCATTGCACTCCAATGTCTGATTCAGATGAAAGCAGACCCTATTGTGTTTGTAGGGCAAAATTTAGCTTATCGAAGTGAGCAATATTATGCTGAAGGGATTACTCATGCCGAAGGTGTTCCCGCTAGTGCGGATTTGCCGCGTGTACAGGGCGTTCATGGCCAGCAGGTGGTTACACGAGACTCTTTTATCAAAATGAAAACAGAGATCGAGTTTTACATCAGTACAGTGAAGGGAACTGAGTTTATAAACACAACGCGTGAAGGCGCTGCTATCCAAGGAACATCTTTTCAGAACTTGGAAGAGGTAATCCAGACGCGGCTAAAAGGTCCGATTGACAATTCGTGGCTGCAAACCAGCAATAGTTCGGAATACGATCTCTTGTTTCTAAAGTCACGCATTGAAGAGCTTAAGCGGGATGAAGAGGCTTTTCATGCAATTATGGAACAGATTCACCATGCTCTGCTGGACATCAAACATAAGTTGGGTCTGAAGCAGGCCAATATGCTAAACGTGTCCTTTGGGCAATTTGACGACTTGTTCACCTCATTATTAGGTAATTGTTTTTTCAAAATATATGTTCTGCCTCGCCATCGTATGCGGTATGAGTTTTTGTACAGTAAAATGGACGCCATTCAGAGCAGTAGGAATCCTCTAATCAGAGGGGAGCAAATTCTGCTGTACTTCGGGGATTTCATATGGAAATGTCAGCAAGATTATATGGAAATTAAGAGTGAGATCCATGAATTTCACTGTTCCATTCACACCCAAATAAAAGGAGCATGTATATGA
- a CDS encoding MFS transporter: MQNREIQETPLYSLKLYNFFLYGAMVIFSSFFPLYLQEIGMDKLEIGSLMAIGPFVSVFANPFWGYTSDRSRNLRRILLFMIAGTLLLLQALFHVHTYVMIYVSMIGFYFFQSPLFAQSNSLILSYIEGTDRKFGSFRIWGSFGWAVTAAVAGLIIDQTGISSISTIFTVLLLAALICTLAIPPLKSSVETASIHLRGFGSILMNGYFISFILLGILVSIPNSINSAFMSLYITELGGSKLMLGFAVFMSSVFEIIVFLLFDRFLKKKMTVMVGCLALVSLLFALRWELMALATDPIQIVFIQALHCVTFGGYFYVGTQLTVLFTPIAYRSSGQAVYTLTWSGISGIVAGFAGGWLFQNFGGEMMYNTGVFFALLGFVGFAIMWYMLYKNGYKPYHADDHKRAEEAP, encoded by the coding sequence TTGCAAAATAGAGAAATTCAAGAGACTCCTCTATACTCCTTAAAGCTGTACAATTTTTTTCTATATGGAGCCATGGTCATTTTCTCCAGCTTCTTCCCGTTGTATCTGCAAGAGATCGGCATGGACAAGCTTGAGATCGGGAGCCTGATGGCGATTGGGCCTTTTGTATCGGTATTCGCGAATCCCTTCTGGGGATATACCAGTGACCGGAGCCGTAATCTTCGGCGTATTTTGCTGTTTATGATTGCAGGTACATTGCTGCTACTGCAAGCTTTATTTCATGTCCATACGTATGTCATGATTTATGTGTCGATGATCGGTTTTTATTTCTTCCAAAGTCCTTTGTTCGCCCAAAGCAACAGTCTCATTCTCAGCTACATTGAGGGCACGGACCGGAAATTCGGCTCCTTCCGCATATGGGGTTCCTTCGGCTGGGCTGTGACGGCGGCAGTAGCTGGCCTGATCATTGACCAAACGGGGATATCCAGCATATCCACCATCTTTACTGTGCTGCTTCTGGCTGCCTTGATCTGTACCCTGGCGATTCCACCACTGAAAAGCAGCGTTGAAACGGCAAGCATTCATTTGCGTGGCTTTGGCAGCATTTTAATGAACGGATACTTTATATCTTTCATTTTGTTGGGTATCTTGGTATCCATTCCGAATTCGATCAACAGCGCCTTTATGTCCCTGTATATCACCGAGTTGGGCGGGTCCAAACTTATGCTGGGTTTCGCTGTCTTTATGTCATCGGTATTCGAAATTATTGTTTTTTTGCTGTTCGACCGCTTTTTGAAGAAAAAAATGACGGTGATGGTCGGCTGTCTGGCCCTCGTCAGCTTGCTGTTTGCTTTACGTTGGGAGCTCATGGCCTTGGCCACGGACCCGATTCAGATCGTATTCATTCAGGCACTTCATTGCGTCACCTTCGGTGGGTACTTTTATGTAGGCACCCAGTTGACCGTCCTGTTCACACCGATAGCTTACCGCTCATCCGGGCAGGCCGTATATACGCTGACGTGGAGCGGGATATCTGGCATCGTAGCAGGCTTTGCAGGAGGCTGGCTGTTTCAGAATTTCGGTGGCGAAATGATGTACAATACAGGTGTCTTCTTTGCCTTGCTCGGCTTTGTAGGATTCGCCATCATGTGGTATATGCTGTACAAGAACGGTTACAAGCCCTATCATGCCGACGACCACAAACGAGCAGAAGAAGCCCCATAA
- a CDS encoding glutamine--tRNA ligase/YqeY domain fusion protein, whose product MEKPITPPNFIKSVIEEDLRTGKVKEVVTRFPPEPNGYLHIGHAKAIWINFSLGDEFGGRTNLRFDDTNPAKEDTEYVNSIQEDVKWLGYEWEEKHFASNYFDEMYKRAVLLIQKGKAYVDDQSADQIRETRGTLTEPGQNSPYRDRSVEENFKLFEEMRAGKYQNGEKVLRAKIDMASPNINLRDPVIYRISHTEHHNTGDKWCIYPMYSYAHPLEDAIEGVTHSLCSLEFEDQRPLYDWVVAECEMEKVPHQYEFGRLNLAQTVTSKRKLKLLVDEKHVDGWDDPRMPTISGLRRRGYTPEAIRSFVYETGISKAYGVIDLQVLEHFAREDLKLQAPRTMAVIDPLKVVITNYPEGQVEMLEAENNTENPELGTRQIPFSREIYIEREDFMENPPSKYFRLFPGNEVRLKHAYFIKCNDVIKDADGHVTEIHCTYDIETKSGSGFTGRKVKGTIHWVEATQAVPAEFRLYEPLINAEDPEAIEEDATEKTFLDQLNPNSLEIAHGFVEPNMKEAQSQDKFQFFRHGYFSVDPKLSKPGEPVFNRVVSLKSSFQLPKQ is encoded by the coding sequence GTGGAGAAGCCGATCACTCCCCCCAATTTTATTAAGAGTGTCATTGAAGAGGATTTACGTACAGGTAAGGTAAAGGAAGTTGTTACACGCTTTCCACCGGAGCCGAACGGATATTTGCACATTGGACATGCCAAAGCCATCTGGATCAATTTCTCGTTGGGAGATGAATTTGGAGGACGCACCAACCTGCGTTTTGACGATACGAATCCAGCGAAGGAAGACACGGAATACGTAAACTCCATTCAGGAGGACGTGAAGTGGCTCGGATATGAATGGGAGGAAAAACATTTTGCCTCCAACTATTTTGACGAAATGTACAAACGTGCTGTTCTACTGATCCAAAAGGGTAAAGCCTACGTGGACGATCAAAGCGCGGATCAAATCCGCGAAACTCGTGGCACACTGACCGAACCGGGGCAAAACAGTCCTTACCGCGACCGTAGCGTGGAGGAAAATTTCAAGCTGTTCGAAGAAATGCGTGCAGGGAAATACCAAAACGGTGAAAAGGTGCTGCGTGCCAAAATTGATATGGCTTCGCCGAACATTAATTTGCGTGATCCGGTGATTTACCGTATTTCGCATACCGAGCATCACAACACGGGTGACAAATGGTGCATTTATCCGATGTATTCCTACGCTCATCCGCTGGAGGATGCCATCGAGGGTGTAACGCATTCGCTTTGTTCGCTGGAGTTTGAGGATCAGCGTCCGCTGTACGATTGGGTTGTAGCCGAATGTGAGATGGAAAAGGTACCGCACCAATACGAATTTGGACGGCTGAACCTGGCTCAAACCGTAACCAGCAAGCGTAAGCTCAAGCTTCTGGTAGATGAGAAGCATGTAGACGGCTGGGATGATCCGCGTATGCCAACGATTTCCGGTTTGCGCCGTCGTGGCTATACGCCGGAAGCTATCCGCAGCTTTGTATATGAGACGGGCATTTCCAAAGCCTACGGCGTGATCGACTTGCAAGTGCTGGAGCATTTTGCACGTGAGGACTTGAAGCTACAAGCGCCTCGTACGATGGCGGTCATTGATCCGTTGAAGGTGGTTATTACGAACTATCCTGAGGGTCAGGTTGAAATGCTGGAAGCGGAAAACAACACGGAAAATCCGGAGCTGGGCACACGCCAAATTCCGTTTTCGCGTGAGATTTATATCGAGCGTGAGGATTTCATGGAGAATCCGCCGAGCAAATACTTCCGCCTGTTCCCTGGCAATGAAGTACGCCTCAAGCATGCATATTTCATCAAATGTAACGATGTCATTAAAGATGCGGATGGTCATGTAACGGAAATCCACTGTACCTATGATATAGAAACCAAGAGCGGATCCGGCTTTACCGGACGTAAAGTCAAAGGCACAATCCATTGGGTGGAGGCTACTCAGGCCGTTCCTGCTGAATTCCGCCTGTATGAGCCTTTGATTAACGCAGAAGATCCGGAAGCGATTGAAGAGGATGCAACGGAAAAAACCTTCCTCGACCAATTGAATCCAAACTCTCTGGAAATTGCTCACGGCTTTGTCGAGCCGAATATGAAGGAAGCACAATCGCAGGACAAGTTCCAATTTTTCCGTCATGGTTATTTTAGTGTCGATCCGAAGCTTTCCAAGCCGGGTGAGCCTGTATTCAACCGTGTGGTATCACTGAAAAGCTCTTTCCAATTGCCTAAGCAATAG
- a CDS encoding GNAT family N-acetyltransferase yields the protein MFTYALDERTVLRPLTKEHVQPLFELIEMSRDRLRQWLPWVDSTTEISHTEQFVQSALKQVAENGSMTAGIWLDNELAGIISYHEINWTHRSVSIGYWLGHGYEGQGLMTSACRVFIEYALIELDLHRIEIRCATTNRRSRGIPERLGFVLEGIIREAELLPDGYMNHAVYGMLQSEWKLLR from the coding sequence ATGTTTACATACGCGTTGGACGAACGCACCGTCCTTCGTCCGCTCACCAAGGAGCATGTGCAGCCTCTGTTTGAGCTGATCGAAATGTCCCGTGACCGCCTGCGTCAGTGGCTTCCATGGGTGGATTCCACCACGGAAATCAGCCACACAGAGCAGTTCGTGCAGAGCGCCTTAAAGCAAGTCGCAGAGAACGGCAGCATGACCGCCGGAATCTGGTTGGATAATGAGTTGGCTGGCATCATCAGCTACCATGAAATCAATTGGACTCACCGTTCGGTCAGTATTGGATACTGGCTTGGACACGGTTACGAAGGACAAGGTCTTATGACCAGCGCATGCCGCGTGTTCATCGAGTATGCGCTGATAGAGCTGGACCTTCACCGGATCGAAATCCGCTGCGCCACCACCAACCGCCGCAGCCGGGGGATCCCGGAGCGTCTAGGCTTCGTGCTCGAAGGTATTATCCGCGAAGCGGAACTGCTGCCTGACGGCTATATGAACCATGCTGTGTACGGCATGCTCCAAAGCGAGTGGAAACTGCTTCGGTAA
- a CDS encoding GNAT family N-acetyltransferase produces MLTSQPLTIRHSEMKDAPDLIALDELVWNERTAPASLSWKSRGEFLRNTPPGSQLVAIEQGVLCGYIGFRSPTLLASNCHVLEINIAVHPDYHRQGIGKALMNAMKDIAAAEGIRKLSLRVLSCNTEALMFYEKCGFSIEGRLHEEFYIAGQFVDDVLMAYFLK; encoded by the coding sequence TTGCTTACAAGTCAACCCCTGACGATACGTCATTCGGAGATGAAGGATGCTCCTGATCTGATTGCGCTGGATGAATTGGTATGGAATGAACGAACGGCCCCCGCCTCGCTGTCATGGAAGTCGCGTGGGGAGTTTTTGCGCAATACGCCTCCGGGCTCTCAACTGGTCGCTATCGAACAGGGAGTGCTCTGCGGTTATATCGGATTTCGTTCTCCAACGCTGTTGGCTAGTAATTGCCATGTGTTAGAAATAAATATAGCCGTGCATCCAGACTATCACCGCCAAGGTATTGGGAAGGCGCTTATGAACGCTATGAAGGATATTGCAGCCGCTGAGGGCATTCGCAAACTAAGCTTGCGGGTACTCTCGTGCAACACGGAGGCCCTTATGTTTTATGAAAAATGCGGATTCTCGATCGAAGGACGTTTGCATGAGGAGTTTTACATAGCGGGCCAATTCGTGGACGATGTGTTAATGGCCTATTTCTTAAAATAG